From Cotesia glomerata isolate CgM1 linkage group LG3, MPM_Cglom_v2.3, whole genome shotgun sequence:
ataatttatttactctgaaaaaaataaattttttttaaactgataAATCTActctttaaattataaataaaattttaaacttacatAATTTTGTCTTCAATTATTTcatatgaaaaaatacttaaatattttcctccaaaaataattaacttatcAGACCCATTTTGGACAATATCATGAATGATGTCTTGATGGCCAGTTTCAATTATTGActtacattttaaattaatattactgAAAATATTCAACTTGGTGCCAATacctagaaaaataaataaaatttttatttaacaattactaCATGCaattttaacaataacaacaacaataaagTGGATTAATGATACTAACCTACAAATATGTAATCATCAACACAACGAATAGCTAAAATATCATGACAAATATCTACAGATAACATCTtgaaataactaattttagttAAGATAATTGAGTATTACAAACAAATgtacttatttaattaatagtttttgaaaaatacaataaactTCTCCGAAGCGTCAACCACGTGTGTTTGTCAACAGTTTTCAAACACACTGGATAATAACAATCATGACGAGCATGCGCGTAATCATCGGTTTTAATTAGAggataaaatcttaaaatgaTGTAAATGAactttcttcaatttttatgtgtttaaattaaataaattaaataaaataaagaattctgaaaaaatagaTTTCAGTTTtagtcaatattttattttatattattttaaaaaagaaaaaatattagagCTGTAAACATTTGGCTCACACATTGCAGTTCTAGCCGgatttttttacacgctttatatttttatggttTCTATTCTATGAAGTGGTAAGTAGGTACTTGAACCTTGAGCAATAAAACTAAGTTTGTatgtggaaaatttttaaatacagaGCTCTCATTTTGTATGAAGAAACCAgagatttataaaatacaaacatcagaattataaataattctaaagtTGAAAGacattttatagttttttagaattttataacaaaaaaattgtaacagtaaaaaaattatacttaaaaattgtaatatttaaaataaattttaaataaaatcccaAGATGGTGAAATTTCTGTATGCCATAAAAGTTAACAGTCAcatcatttcaattttttttttaacaaacaaatttgttccaaaaaattatttaaaaaaaattgcatttctaattttttaaaatttctacagtaaattttttttttctcatatttttttccaaaatttatttgttactaaaactcttaaaattatcaaatatctattaaattaattttcattatttctgctaatttcagtgtcataattataattatgtaattagTCTTTAATCTCAATTGATTCCGTCTTTTGAAAAGAGATGTAttctttgaatatttaattttaatcgaaGTATGAAATTCGatgacatatttatttttttaatttattaagtaatgcGTGAATGAAAAATATCACCTGTTGAAGTGTTTATCATTTagagtatatataattttttttttatatattttttctttacatttatcataataattatcataaaaaatgtaaaattaatttatctttacAATCGagcaatgaaatatttaattactacTCTAAAGTTTCAGCAGCTgtcgtttaaataaaataattttcaacgcATCGCATatgttgatttttattatatcacataaattatagtTTTCTTAGTTACCATCTCCAGTAGACAAAGATAGGTTTGCCAGTCCAGCTGTCAaatgtcaaatatttttctttaattttctatGATGTCAGTTAAATGATACAAAAACGTCAAAGGACTGGTAtttatctttataaaaaattatggattcaaaatttctgaaaattatgtcacataaattgataaaaatttctgtcTGTTGATGtttgtttacaaaaaaaattttctggtacgtttttattacaataaaataataacaagtgattaaaaaaaaaaataattgctatTTTATCGATGAGTCAAcgtgagaaaaattaaaagtataaaaatgaaattaacgCACTGATTTATTGACAAGTATAGGTTATAATAGGTaaaccattttttattatcactcAAAAATTGACATCAGGTGATTTTGTTATGagttgttaatttattattactaataataatcattgtttgtattttgttttaatattattatgtaagatttttggaagaattttgataaatttatttgtatatattgaataattaaaattgccataacaaaattatttctgtcAAAGgtatgttttaatttataatactgaagttagtcgtcagctgttaattttaaaaatttttttaataaattagttacaataaaaaaatgcttctaaaaattttcacttgtaatttttattaattttcacaagtggaactttttaattatatttttttttatcataatttaattgctatgaaattctaaaaaaatttttaatatctgtcaacttcaatattgttttaatttccaatatttaaaatatattttaattttatttgtacttttagatatttattattgaaacaagaaaaaaaaataaaataaaattatgtggGTGTTTGGTTATGGATCATTGATATGGAAAGTTGATTTTCCGTATGAAAGGAAACTTGTTGGTTACATCAAAGGTTATATCAGAAGATTTTATCAAAAGAGCACTGATCACCGCGGAGTACCAtctaaagtaattatttattcatttactcagtcaactataaatatttatttacaattaactaatcatttaaatttcaGCCCGGACGTGTGGTAACTCTACTAGCATCAAATAATCCCGATGACCAAGTCTGGGGCGTTGCTTACAAGATAGCCACTGAAGACATCGACAGTGTTGTAAATCATTTAGATTTTCGTGAAAAAGGCGgctatgaaagaaaaaaagttcttttCTATCCTTGCAATCCAACTGCAGAAAACGCCAATAATTCGTCGAGATTAGGATTGATTTCTTCAGCGGAccaagaagaagaaaaaccttttcaattaacaatttacaTTGGTCATGAAGACAATCCGAATTTCGCTGGTGCTGAAGACATCGAAACAATCGCCAGTCATATTATAGATGCTCATGGCCCCAGTGGTGCTAATACTGAATATCTTTATAAACTTTCTTCTGCTATGAGAACGATAATGCCTGGAGTAATTGACGATCATCTATTTGGGCTAGAAGCAGCTGTTAGACGATTGGATGatgacaaaaataatgattcataaattattctttcgtaaacaaatattgataatatttttattttcatttttggtAATTTGACTACGTGGTAAAAttaaacttgattttttttaatttattaatgctTGCAATAgtaaaatctataaattttaatctaaaaacaatttttttcctttttcacGCAATTTATATACTTGCAAtaatatgataaataaaatttcga
This genomic window contains:
- the LOC123261407 gene encoding putative glutathione-specific gamma-glutamylcyclotransferase 2, with the protein product MWVFGYGSLIWKVDFPYERKLVGYIKGYIRRFYQKSTDHRGVPSKPGRVVTLLASNNPDDQVWGVAYKIATEDIDSVVNHLDFREKGGYERKKVLFYPCNPTAENANNSSRLGLISSADQEEEKPFQLTIYIGHEDNPNFAGAEDIETIASHIIDAHGPSGANTEYLYKLSSAMRTIMPGVIDDHLFGLEAAVRRLDDDKNNDS